In Populus alba chromosome 9, ASM523922v2, whole genome shotgun sequence, a genomic segment contains:
- the LOC118058695 gene encoding methyl jasmonate esterase 1, translated as MEQAKKHLVLLSIFIILFNFATSEALSQPLHNRSKHFVLVHGASHGAWCWYKLVPLLRSSGHNVTTIDLAASGIDPRQISDLQSISDYIRPLRDLLASLPPNEKVILVGHSLGGVALSQTMERLPSKISVAVFLTALMPGPSLNISTLDQERVRRQTDTLDTRFTFGNGPNNPPTSLIFGPKVLLLRLYQLSPIEDWTLATTLMRETRLFTDQELSRDLVLTREKYGSVKRVFIIAEKDLTLEKDFQQWMIQKNPPNEVKEIRGSDHMTMMSKPKELWACLQGISKKYN; from the exons ATGGAGCAAGCAAAGAAACATTTGGTGTTACTTTCCATTTTCATCATCCTTTTCAATTTTGCAACCAGTGAGGCCTTGTCGCAGCCACTCCATAATCGTAGCAAGCATTTTGTGCTAGTTCACGGGGCAAGCCATGGTGCCTGGTGTTGGTACAAACTTGTGCCTCTATTAAGATCATCAGGTCACAATGTTACCACTATAGATTTAGCTGCTTCTGGGATTGACCCACGGCAGATTAGCGATCTTCAATCAATATCTGACTATATCAGGCCGCTGAGAGATCTTCTGGCATCTCTACCACCAAATGAAAAGGTTATCCTTGTTGGTCATAGCTTGGGGGGAGTGGCACTTTCTCAAACCATGGAGAGACTTCCAAGCAAGATTTCCGTGGCTGTTTTCCTTACTGCCCTCATGCCAGGCCCTTCCCTTAACATTTCCACTCTTGATCAAGAG CGTGTAAGAAGGCAAACTGATACGTTAGACACACGCTTCACGTTCGGTAATGGCCCGAATAACCCACCAACATCTCTTATCTTTGGGCCCAAAGTCCTACTTTTAAGATTGTATCAGCTCAGTCCAATTGAG GACTGGACATTGGCCACAACACTGATGAGGGAAACACGTCTATTTACTGATCAAGAATTGTCAAGGGACCTTGTACTAACGAGGGAGAAATATGGCTCGGTTAAAAGAGTTTTTATCATTGCAGAGAAAGATTTGACATTGGAGAAAGATTTTCAACAATGGATGATCCAAAAAAATCCACCCAATGAAGTGAAAGAGATACGAGGATCCGATCACATGACCATGATGTCTAAACCCAAGGAACTTTGGGC